The sequence GACGCGGTGGGAAACGATGATGAGCGGATTCACTGATCAAGCACTCCTTGGGCCGCGTTTGCCGGGAGTCGCATCGGCGGCCGCCGCGCGCGAGTTCCAGCTCCGCCGCATTGGTTTGCTCGCGGCAGGCCAGAGCACACCTTGCCGTCGAAGACGGCGCGTCGCGCGTGTCTTAGTACGACGCGCGCGACCCGTCGGGACTAATCGCACCGGCTCACGGGCAACGCATTGGACCGCGGTGCATCGAGTCGTAGCTCAGCTAGGCCCTGATCGAGATAGCGAGCGTCAGCGCGGTGGTTTGGACGCATCTCGGAATCGATGCGTCCAGGACGACGAGTTGTAGCGAGTTGATTCACGGTCGCACCGGCGCGCGGCTGGCGGCCCGACCAACCCTGAATCCTGTCGCACCGAAAAACTCGGCGAGACACCCTAAGGCAACTCTACCACGGTGAGATTGGGCAGCAACCCGGCCCGGTCTATCCCCTCTGTGCGGCGCGCCACCGTCGCAAAAACATCAGCAGCTCACCCGGCGGTTGCAGCCAAAGGTGGGCCGCCGTCTGTCGTAGCGCGTGCGAGACGAGCACGGCCGCGCCGGTGTCGGGAACCGCGCGGAACGCGTCCTCGTCCGCATAGTCGTCTCCGAGAAACGCGATGACGGCGTCCGAGCCGGCTTCAGCCACGACCGTGCGCACCGCGTCACCTTTGTCGTGGCCGGTCGCACACAATTCCATACCGCCGTCGAAATCGCGAAGAGCGAGCGCCGAGGGGCGACCCAATTTCGTCCATCGGTGCACGAGCGCTTCGCGAATCGAGCCGATCTCTTGCTCGCGTCGACCGCGCCAATGAAACGCGATGCTCGCAGGTTTCCGCTCCTCGCGCGCACCGAGCGCCATCAAATCCTGCGCCCATCCGTCCGCGACTACGAGGGCAGCGCGTGCTGCCTCCGGCAAAGCCCCGATTACGTAGCTGCCGTCGGGAAAGAGCCGTTCCCACCCATAAACGCCCCAGATCTCAGGACGTTCGCGCAGCGCAAGCAACGGCAGCAGGTCGCGTGTCCATCGACCGCTCACGATTACGAGGCGCGTTCGACCATTCGCCGTGAGCTCGTCTAGCGCTGGCACAATGCCAGGGTACGGCGCGGCTCGGGCTGGCTCGCGGCGAAACGGCGCGAGCGTGCCGTCGTAGTCGAGCATCAACACCGCTCGTGGCGCGCGAGACAGATCGACAAAGAACGTGTCGAGGTCAAAAGGCGTGCGTAGGATTCGCATTTCGCGCTAAACAGGCCGCTGATTAGCGTTCGACGCCGAAGTTCCGCAAGGTCAGTCCTTACCTGTCCCAGCGGAATCGCCGAACCAAATCCATCCGAGCACGACTGCGCTCAGGGCGGACGCGGATGACGCCACGAGTACGGCTAGCTTCGCGGTATCGAGGGCAGCCGGGGACTCGAATGCGAGATTCGCGATGAAGATCGCCATCGTGAAGCCGATTCCAGCGAGCACGGCTACCAGACCAAGTCCCCTTCTCCCAATATCCGCAGGCACGGCGCAGAGACCCGGATGCTGAGCAGCGGCGACGAGCGCGAACACGCCAAGCGGCTTGCCGAGTAACAAACCGAGGGTAACTCCTAACGCGATGCTTTGTGGAGCATCACCGGAAAGAGCCGTGTCGACAATCGGCACGCCGGCATTCGCGGCCTCCACGGTTGGCGGCCCGACCAACTCAGATCCTGACGGCTCGGACGAGACGCGGCACCCGAGGGCCTATCATCGCGCCACGGGCTAAGCTTGAGGACCCAGCCAGACGGCACGACACTGCCTCGCAACTGATCCGG is a genomic window of Gemmatimonadaceae bacterium containing:
- the otsB gene encoding trehalose-phosphatase, producing MRILRTPFDLDTFFVDLSRAPRAVLMLDYDGTLAPFRREPARAAPYPGIVPALDELTANGRTRLVIVSGRWTRDLLPLLALRERPEIWGVYGWERLFPDGSYVIGALPEAARAALVVADGWAQDLMALGAREERKPASIAFHWRGRREQEIGSIREALVHRWTKLGRPSALALRDFDGGMELCATGHDKGDAVRTVVAEAGSDAVIAFLGDDYADEDAFRAVPDTGAAVLVSHALRQTAAHLWLQPPGELLMFLRRWRAAQRG
- a CDS encoding Na+/H+ antiporter NhaA → MPIVDTALSGDAPQSIALGVTLGLLLGKPLGVFALVAAAQHPGLCAVPADIGRRGLGLVAVLAGIGFTMAIFIANLAFESPAALDTAKLAVLVASSASALSAVVLGWIWFGDSAGTGKD